The Nocardia sp. NBC_00508 nucleotide sequence TGAACGCGGTGTGCGGCTTGCCTGCGGGGGCCTGCGCGACCTCGCTCGACGATGCTGCCGCAAGCACGTACATGCCACCTGATTCAGCGAGGTCGAAGGCATCCTTCGCGGCCGGACCGAACACGTCGTAGGCCCGCCCCGCGAAGCAGCAATCGAGCACCACGATGATTGCCCGCGCCGGCGATCGCCGCAGTGCCCGACCGACCGCTGAATAGGCGAGGGCTTTGAACTCGAGCCGGTCCTGATAGTGGTCGGTGTCGTGGGTTGCCAGGTGCAGCTGGTTCCGGTCGTCGACGAGGCCGTGTCCCACGTAATAGAACAGAAATACGCCCTCGGTCCGCGCCGCGGCGTCCGCGATGGCGGCCTCGAGATCTATCGGGTGCGGGTCGACTACGGTTTCCACGTCATGCACGCCGAGGCCGCATCGGTCGATCAGCGCGGCGCCGAGCGCACGGACCGTGTGGGCAACCGCAGGGACATCGGGCAGCACGGAATCGGCCACGTGTGTTCCCGTTCCCACCAGGAGGGCACGAGAACCCTTGGATCCCAATTTCATTCGGGAGCCGTGCTTTCGGTGTCACCCGCTTTCGCGAGACTGTCCATGAGCGCCTGCATGGCGGCGGCGTCCAGATTCCGGACGTTGGTGGACTCGAGCTCGTAGCGTCTTCCGTCAGGTGCCGTCACTGTCAAGGTGACGGCACCAACCCTGCTACGGATCCAGGTGACCAGCACTCGGGCCGCTACGACACCCAGCCCGCTCGGCGCCAGCACGAGAGCGAGGTTATCGATGACCGCCCCGAGAGTGCCCCGCTCCGGCGCCTTCTCGGTGGACAGAACTCGTTGGCGCAGCTCGTCCTCGGCTACCAATCGCCCCCAGAGCGAGCGCAATTCGGCCGCGGCACCGTCCGCTTCGACATCGATCCGTGCATGCACGCACTAGCCCCCATCGCCGTCGCTGATGACTTCGAGACCTTGCTCGACGCGGAAGTCTATCGGTTTCTCCGTCGATCGGCGGCGACTTGCGAGCCGAATCGGCTTGCGGTCGCCAATGTTCCGAGGCGCCTAGGCCAGCGGGAGCGGCTCCCATCGCCGACCGGGAGAGGGGGCGACGCCGGGGCGTCGAGCCTTCCGCACGGCCGTGACGCGAGGCGGATTCGCGGCGACAATGAGGGCGTATGGCGGCGCACGTCAGGGTCTCCGCCCTCAGGAGGGAGACGCCGCCGGACGGCTGATCGTAAGCAGCCCTCCAACCTGCACCGCCGGTCAGTCGCAGCGCGGCTTGGCGGTGATCCAGCGGCCGGTCGAATGCATCGCAAGGACGAGACCGACCAGCACGGGCACTGTCCGTAGTGGGTGTTCTGGCAGGGTGTGGGATCAACAAGCCGGAGGAGACACCGATGTACAGCGGGATGCCGGATTCCTGTGCGAAGCTGGCGGCACCGGCGAGGAACGCCATCCAGGAGCACACTGGCGAACTCTTCAGCGCAGCAGTCGAATTCGAGGCCTCGAACATCCCGGCGTCCGGACGCGAACCCGGTCGGCGCGGGGATGGGCGTGGGCTATCGGGCGTTCGGGGTGGGCAGACGGAACGTGTCACCAGGCGCGCGGGGAGTTGTTCGCCGGGAGCATGCGCACGGGAATCGGGCCGTGCTCGTGTGCGCCCGTTGAGCTGAGGACGGCGGGCACCGAAGCTGATGTGTGCGCCGACGATCGATAATCGCGCCGGTGCTGCTCTCGTGTGTTGCACGGACCCTGGAGAATCGTTCGCTCAACCCCGGCGCGATCGGGCCGCCGACAGCTCGCCGACGGCCCGCGCACACCATCGATCAGACGTAGGTGTAGGTGACGCCGTTACTGGTTCCGCCGGAGCCGGTGACGGTGACCTGTACCCCTCCGGCCGACCCGGCCGGAGCGATGGCCGTGATCTGGGTAGCGGAGTCGATGGTGAAGATTGTTGCGGTGGCGCCGAAGCTCACGGTCAGGGGACCGGTGAATCCGGTGCCGGTGATCGTGACGCTGGTTCCTCCCGAGGTGGGCCCGGAGGTCGGGGAAATCGACGTGATGGTCGGGACCACGACATAGGTGAAGGGGACGCCGTTGCTGGTGCCACCCGGGCCCGTGACGGTGATCGACACGATCCCCGTTCCGGCTGGGGAGACGGCCGTGATCTGCGTGTCCGAGTCCACCGTGAACGAAGTCGCCGCCGTATTACCGAAACTGACCGCCGTGACTCCCGTCAGTCCCGTCCCGGTGAGGACGACCGACGTGCCGCCCGAGGTGGGCCCTTGGCTGGGGCTGATGGAGCTCAGCGCGGGAACGGCGAGATAGGTGTAGGCCACCCCATTGCTGGGCCCCGCCGCGGTGGTGACGGTGACCTGCACCGAACCGACCGATCCCGCCGGGGCGGTAGCCGTGATCTGGGTATCGGAGTCGATGGTGAAAGCTGTTGCGGTGCTGCCGAAGCTCACGGTCGCGGGACCGGTGAACCCGGTGCCGGTGATCGTGACGCTGGTACCTCCCGATGTGGGACCAGAGTTCGGCGAGAGGGAAGTGATTGTGGGCATGGCGCTGCCTCCTCGGTGCTGTGGAAATGTTCCTCTCAACCGGGAGGGGTGCCCCGACTCACTCAGTGGCCCGGCACTTTCCATTAACGCCTCCGCCCGAGACCTGGGCAATGAGTCTCCCACTCCGTTTTCGTCCGTTTTCGTAAAGGTGGGTGTCGCGGGTGCGGGGATCTCACCACCACTGGTTCGACTGCTCGTCGGAAGCTCTCCGCTGGCGTGCGTGGTGAGGCGGCGTGGATCCTTCTGTGTCGAGCGGGATCTGATGGTGTTGGAGCATGGAGCTGGATTCGTCGACGACGCGGATCGGAGCAGGTCTGCGCGCGCCGGGCCGCGGGCTTGGACAGGCGAATACGCCAACAGGAAGTGGGCGGCGAGGTTGCGGGGTGGTCGGATGGCAATGATCCGGCCGCTGGTTCCAACGGCCGGACCAACTCCCCTACTGCTGATCGGCGGGCAGGTCGTCGTCAACCCTTTAAGGCGCGAATCATATTGACGAGCACTTGCGCGCCCGCTTGCGTACCTTGGTCGTCGCCGTTCTTGAACTCTAGTGTGCCCTCCCACCCATCGATATTGGCAGTCAGCTCGAAGTACGGGCGCGCAGTGGCGGGATCCAGATAGTCCGGTATGGGCTCCACAGTTTCTGTGACAGCCACGCCATCAACTTTCAGGACGCGGGCCGGACGATTCTCGATCGTAGGTGACGTCGTGTCCTCGAATATTCGATGCAGGAAGACATCCCCGAGATACTCCTTCCGTCCAGGTGTATGGTAACCGCATCCGTTGCCGGCAGCTATTTTATCGTTCATCGGCTTGGTGGCGGTTACGCTGACTTCGAGATTCGGGGCGTTATATCGGGCGGAGAAGAACTGTTTCGGAAAATCGCACAGCTCCTGGATCGTATGGTTGCTCAACTGTAGTGTCTGCCGTTCGGTGTCAGTGCGCGGCAGAACACCGCAACCCGTCAGGAGTAGCGCGAGTACCGCAACGATGGAAATTTTCTGTGGATTCACGTCGCCACCCATTCGGTCCCGGGAGCGTGGGTATCGAAACTCTTGGAAGTGCTTTCCGGCCAGCGGTTGTTGAGGAATGCCTTCTGGTTGTCTGTGGATTCTGTCATCTTAGCGAGGTTATTAATTTGTGTACGGAGGGCTGTAGCGAGTTTGTCCCCGTAACGTACTGTCTTCGGGATGATATCAGCAAGGGCATCGATCGCATCCGAAATTCCCCAGGGGGCTTCGAAGAAGGAACCAATTTTAGCCACAGCCGCAGTGAATCTGGCAAGAAATCCGATAATATCCTGGAGGATGCCGGAGTAGAATTCCCAAGCGGAATCCGATATCGCGGCAAGGCAGTCGCTCAGCTTGTCGCAGGTCGCTTTGGCTGAATCCATGGCCGTGTCCTGAAGTGTGCGTGCGGCCCCGTATCGATTGGCTGCACCGCCCTGCCAGTAGCCGAGCACGTTTCCTTTGACTACTTCGT carries:
- a CDS encoding effector-associated constant component EACC1; the protein is MHARIDVEADGAAAELRSLWGRLVAEDELRQRVLSTEKAPERGTLGAVIDNLALVLAPSGLGVVAARVLVTWIRSRVGAVTLTVTAPDGRRYELESTNVRNLDAAAMQALMDSLAKAGDTESTAPE
- a CDS encoding IPT/TIG domain-containing protein; this translates as MPTITSLSPNSGPTSGGTSVTITGTGFTGPATVSFGSTATAFTIDSDTQITATAPAGSVGSVQVTVTTAAGPSNGVAYTYLAVPALSSISPSQGPTSGGTSVVLTGTGLTGVTAVSFGNTAATSFTVDSDTQITAVSPAGTGIVSITVTGPGGTSNGVPFTYVVVPTITSISPTSGPTSGGTSVTITGTGFTGPLTVSFGATATIFTIDSATQITAIAPAGSAGGVQVTVTGSGGTSNGVTYTYV